A stretch of the Paucidesulfovibrio longus DSM 6739 genome encodes the following:
- a CDS encoding 2-amino-3,7-dideoxy-D-threo-hept-6-ulosonate synthase, protein MLLGKAVRMERIMNRDNGRIIVVPLDHGVTVGPIYGLVDLRSTVNQVAEGGANAVLMHKGLPRCSHRGKGRDIGLIIHLSGSTAMSPIPNAKSMVGTVEDAIKLGADAVSIHVNLGDETEKNMLADLGALCSRAGDWGMPVLAMMYARGPKIKDEYDPGVVAHCARVGMELGADIVKVNYTGSPETFRNVTEACCVPVVIAGGPKMDNDRDLVQMVHDSVQAGGAGLSVGRNIFQHADPTKLVRSLSKVVHHDWNVDQAMELMNEP, encoded by the coding sequence ATGCTGCTGGGAAAAGCCGTCCGAATGGAACGCATCATGAACAGGGACAACGGCAGGATCATCGTCGTCCCCCTGGACCACGGCGTCACCGTGGGCCCCATCTACGGACTCGTGGACCTGCGCTCCACGGTCAACCAGGTCGCCGAAGGCGGCGCCAACGCCGTGCTCATGCACAAGGGCCTGCCGCGCTGCTCGCACCGGGGCAAGGGCCGCGACATCGGCCTGATCATCCACCTCTCCGGCTCCACGGCCATGTCGCCGATTCCCAACGCCAAATCCATGGTCGGAACCGTGGAGGACGCCATCAAGCTCGGCGCGGACGCGGTCAGCATCCACGTCAACCTGGGCGACGAAACCGAAAAGAACATGCTTGCGGATCTGGGAGCGCTCTGCTCGCGGGCCGGCGATTGGGGCATGCCCGTGCTGGCGATGATGTACGCCCGCGGACCCAAGATAAAGGATGAATACGATCCGGGCGTGGTGGCCCATTGCGCCCGCGTGGGCATGGAACTCGGCGCGGACATCGTCAAGGTCAACTACACGGGCAGCCCGGAAACCTTCCGGAACGTCACGGAAGCCTGCTGCGTCCCCGTGGTCATTGCGGGCGGACCCAAAATGGACAACGACCGCGACCTCGTGCAGATGGTCCACGATTCGGTCCAGGCCGGAGGAGCGGGCCTTTCCGTGGGACGCAACATCTTCCAGCACGCCGACCCCACCAAGCTGGTGCGCTCGTTGAGCAAGGTCGTCCACCACGACTGGAACGTGGACCAGGCCATGGAGCTGATGAACGAGCCTTAG
- a CDS encoding chemotaxis response regulator CheY — protein MAADKSMRILVVDDFSTMRKIIKNILRQLGFENVVEADDGTTAWETLNKDNIDFIVSDWNMPKMTGIELLRKVRGSEEYADVPFLMVTAEAQQENIIEAVQAKVSNYIVKPFTPETLGDKINKIFN, from the coding sequence ATGGCCGCAGATAAAAGCATGCGAATTCTGGTGGTTGACGACTTCTCCACCATGCGCAAAATCATCAAGAACATCCTGCGCCAGCTCGGATTCGAAAACGTTGTCGAAGCGGACGACGGCACCACCGCCTGGGAAACGCTGAACAAAGACAACATCGATTTTATTGTTTCCGACTGGAACATGCCCAAGATGACGGGCATCGAACTGCTCCGCAAGGTCCGAGGCAGCGAGGAGTATGCAGACGTACCCTTCCTGATGGTCACGGCCGAAGCGCAGCAGGAAAACATCATCGAAGCGGTGCAAGCCAAGGTTTCCAACTACATCGTCAAACCCTTCACTCCGGAAACCCTGGGCGACAAGATCAACAAGATTTTCAATTGA
- a CDS encoding SHOCT domain-containing protein: MSLSATFSNFACGPWSQGGFGHGGFGHGGFGMGSGAWFGGFHFPFGLLTLALLGFAAFWLISRNRTPVRQESASPLEILKRRYASGEIDREEFLRQSADINA, translated from the coding sequence ATGTCATTGAGCGCAACTTTTTCCAATTTCGCCTGCGGCCCCTGGAGTCAGGGCGGTTTCGGGCATGGAGGTTTCGGGCACGGAGGCTTCGGCATGGGCTCGGGCGCATGGTTCGGAGGCTTCCACTTCCCCTTCGGCCTGCTGACCCTGGCCCTGCTCGGCTTCGCCGCCTTCTGGCTGATTTCCCGCAACCGCACCCCTGTCCGCCAGGAAAGCGCCTCCCCGCTCGAAATCCTCAAGCGTCGCTACGCTTCCGGGGAAATCGACCGGGAGGAATTCCTGCGCCAGAGCGCCGACATCAACGCCTGA
- a CDS encoding HD-GYP domain-containing protein, with product MSRIQFRAAAPLLLLGSAALLIGVLVSGILSFGHRVTTYYTPSILTFQDLLRSIDHLSDSLRRGHGYLEPDHPALLHFRDALEQAESMHAGEETHAVVPQDAQDFLPLARTLYERLDSGNGLTDPELLARLRDRTDRHLIRHESELDRAMLKIGVLSVSTGALCLFLIGLGIWGSLRERRHSRLRQQQAESTSALLALVRSLDARDPYTRGHSDRVTEYALELGRRLGLSHSQLDTLKLASRLHDIGKIGLPDAVLLKEGGLNDEEYEIMRRHPAIGAGMLAPFPRLADVAHIVLHHHERWDGKGYPSRQSGDEIPQLAQIISIADAYDAMTSSRPYRNALGREEAMAEIFRCAGSQWSEPLARMFLELLEEGLGGRKPDIADACIADDHAEAEGQTESATQTARSACPLRAVRRLSVSLSSFDPRNAT from the coding sequence ATGTCACGGATTCAATTTCGCGCCGCCGCGCCCCTGCTGCTTCTGGGGTCGGCGGCGCTGCTCATCGGCGTCCTGGTCAGCGGCATCCTCTCCTTCGGGCACAGGGTCACGACATACTACACGCCCAGCATCCTGACGTTTCAGGATCTCCTGCGCAGCATCGACCACCTTAGCGACTCCCTGCGGCGCGGCCACGGATATCTGGAACCGGACCACCCGGCCCTGCTGCATTTCCGCGACGCCCTGGAGCAAGCCGAGTCCATGCACGCCGGGGAGGAAACCCACGCAGTGGTCCCGCAGGACGCCCAGGACTTCCTGCCGCTGGCGCGAACCCTCTACGAGCGGCTTGATTCGGGAAACGGCCTCACCGACCCGGAACTCCTCGCCCGCCTGCGCGACCGGACGGACCGCCACCTGATCCGGCACGAGTCGGAACTGGACAGAGCCATGCTCAAAATCGGCGTTTTGTCCGTATCCACGGGCGCACTCTGTCTTTTCCTGATCGGCCTCGGCATCTGGGGGAGCCTGCGGGAACGCCGCCACTCCCGCCTGCGCCAGCAACAGGCCGAATCCACTTCGGCGCTCCTGGCGCTGGTCCGGTCCCTGGATGCCCGCGATCCTTACACCCGCGGCCATTCAGACCGCGTCACGGAATACGCCCTCGAACTCGGACGCAGGCTTGGACTTTCCCATTCCCAGCTGGACACGCTCAAGCTGGCCTCCCGGCTGCACGACATCGGCAAGATCGGCCTGCCCGACGCCGTGCTGCTCAAGGAAGGCGGCCTGAACGACGAGGAATATGAAATCATGCGCAGGCACCCGGCCATCGGCGCCGGCATGCTCGCGCCGTTTCCCCGGCTCGCGGACGTGGCCCACATCGTCCTGCACCACCACGAACGCTGGGACGGCAAAGGATACCCCTCCCGCCAGTCCGGGGATGAGATTCCCCAGCTCGCGCAGATCATCTCCATTGCCGACGCCTACGACGCCATGACGTCCTCGCGGCCCTACCGCAATGCGCTGGGACGGGAAGAAGCCATGGCCGAAATCTTTCGTTGTGCGGGGAGTCAATGGTCCGAGCCGTTGGCGCGGATGTTTCTGGAGCTGCTCGAAGAGGGGCTCGGCGGGCGGAAACCAGATATTGCGGACGCCTGCATCGCGGACGATCACGCCGAAGCCGAGGGCCAGACAGAAAGCGCAACGCAAACGGCCCGAAGCGCTTGTCCGCTCCGGGCCGTCCGACGCCTGTCCGTTTCGCTCAGCTCTTTCGATCCACGAAACGCGACATAG